DNA sequence from the Lachancea thermotolerans CBS 6340 chromosome H complete sequence genome:
agaaaGTGAATTGGTAGCCTGGCAGGGTGGATGGCGATGGTTTTGTAAGACCCTTGCGAGGCTCAGTAAGGTTTTCGAAGTTGGTGAAGAAACCTTTGTATCTCAGAATGTCCCGCAATCTTGAGAATTCAGCAGCTGAGCCAGCAACTTGATAGGCTTGGACTTTAGACGCCTTGTGCTTTTTTACAGCATTTTCGAGCGAAATAGAAGCCTCATTGAGTGACCTTTTCTTAGAGCTGGGGTCACGGTGGTTGTCTTCCGTGGAGGAAGGAAGGATAATGTGGATCTTGGTGGGCACCGTGGTGGTTGCCGCGGAGGCAGAAGCTCTCTGtcgctcttcttctttgtcgAATTCTGAAAACACCTTGAGATATGCGGACCTGAGCGACGTAGACAAAGAGCTCATGATTCTGCCGGAGTAGCCAAGTTCCCTGCCGATCTGGGCCCAGAGCTTCTTGTGGCAGACCTCTTGGAAGCCGCCTCGTAGCTGGACGCACTCGCGCAAACGGTAGAGGTCCAGCGGCCTTTTGTCTATGCTAGGAATTTTCGAGAACAGCTGGCGCCCGGTGTCGCTCTTGCGCGACGAGTGGTATTTGTAGAGCCTGCGGTGCAGATCGAGCTTGCGCCGGgtttcttcttggaaagagCATAGGGATTGTCTCCTGGCCTTGAACCAGAAAAGCTCAGTGTTTAGTGCAAAGGGCGTAACGGGAGCGGGCGAGCTCTGGATGATCTGAAGCTTGACCGCGCCATATTGGCGTCCCACATCTTCGATCTGGTGGTAAAACGTGATGGGGTCTGGGATCTCGGACCGCGGGATGCGAAAGCAGGGCACGGACCCGGATTCGAGCGTGTAGGACCAGCCTGAGTCGGTTTTCAGCGTCTGGCACGCGGGCTCGGGCGTCTGCACAAGCCTCTTGGACTTGATGTGTGCTATGTCGAAGGGCGCGTTGGGCCGGATCCTGTGCTGGGTGTAGAGATGCGGGCTGTGCTGGTCGAGGCTGAGAGGCGAAGGCGTGGCCTCGAGCGAGCTCTTGAAGCGGCTGGTGGTTGGGAGCGTTTTGCCGGCGGCCAGCGGCAGCGCAGCAGCGAGCGGCGCGTTCGAGCCCGTGCTCGGCTGCCACTTGCCGACGGGTGGCATGTGGGGTAGGGGCTCGAGAGTCATGGGGCCTGGTGGGTGTGCGCTTGACGAGATGCGTGCGGTGCGGATGAGATCGTCTGGATTTTTTTCGCTGTgtgagagagagagagagcTTATGGAAGCCGGCACGAGAACAGGCAAAAGAACAAGGGCGAGACGCGGCGCGAGCGCGGCATGAGATGAGAGGTGGCCGCGGGGAGACAGGCAGCGAGGCTGATGCTCTTCACATGGCGCAGGCTTGGGTCGCGACGCCGGTGCGCGAGCACACTTGCATACGCCAAAATCGGGGCACCCGCACGTGACCTGTACCCACGCGACTACTCAATAAGTGACTGCCGTCCCGATCTCGACGCACGTGACCCCTGTCCCGTACACCGTGACCACATGCTCCGTGCCACGCGACACCCGCGACCGCCCTCTTTGCCATATCCATGTCATTTCATACATAACTCATACATAACTAACCTTGAGGGCCCGCGCGCCAGACGCGCCGGCCGCCTGCGCGCTCACCAGTACCGCTTCTGGAACTCGTCCGAGTAATCTCCCCCGCGCCGCGTTCCGCGACCCTCGTCGTCCgcctcgtcctcgtcgtcccAGTCCTCCGCGTTCAGGTCCGACCCGCCTCTCACCGCGCCAGGCATCTGCTCCTCGGGCATCGACCGCGTCTGGCCGAAGTCGCCGCCGGACCCGCCCAGGtcgtgctgctgctgctggtagccgccgagcttgCTGCGCTCACTCTGCATGCCGCCGCCCACGCGCTGCGAGGGGATTGCGCGCTGTTCTGGGTCATTGTGCTCCGTGAAGGGCATGCCCTgctcgcgctgctggcgtTGCTCGGACGACAGAGTGTTGCCCCGCTCGTCGCGCTCGTCGTCATGGTGATCGTGGCCCGTGATCTTCTCGGACATCTTGTGAATAATGTTGGACATTGTTGCTGATTTAAAGGGATATGTGGTGCACGCTATACGATGTGCTTCTTTGGGAGACGGAAGAAGGCCCAAGAGACACACCAGAgcgggcgcgcgccgcACCCCTTATATAGCGTTTTGTGTAGGAGCAATTACCCCGGCGCGTGCCGCGCTTCTCCCCTCGCGCGCCCCCGCCGGTGCAAAGTGCGCGGAAACCCCAGCTTTGGACGCGGCCTGGACGCGGCCTGGACGCGGCCTGGACGTGGCCTGGACGCGAGCTTCCAGGGGAGCACGTTGCTGGGCGTGGTAGCCCTTCTTTAGTTGGGGGTCAAACCCCGCGACCAGCCGGGCCGGCTCGCCAAGATCCGTAGTAGTGGAGTACACCCCACGTTGCGCGTGGCAACGAGGGGATAAGAAAATGTATCCTTCCGCAGAGGCCGCCACCGTCACCGCCACCGCCACTGCGGCGGTGGCAGCGGCGTTTCTTTTTCCACGGGCGAAGAATCCCGCTCGGCACGCGCCCCGGGCCCGCTTTTCCTCTCAGCTCCCTCGCAGCCAGCGTTTCTTTTCCAGGAGCTGTCGTTCTGCGGCCGATGACGCAAGGTCACCCGGGAAACTCAAGGCCCGTGTACAGGGACCTCCCATTCATCACCCAACTATCGACTCATTCCTACCCGGCACGACTCGTTTCTCTTCTCGTTTCTTCTGTGCGATCGATCCCGCCACCACGAACCCGGCAGAAGAACATAAAGTCGCATCGACTGTCACAGCAGGTCGAGATTCAGgtagaagaagaagacaaatATCTCGTTCACGCGCGGGATTCGCCTAAACTTCGACCTGCAGGGGCGCCTCCTCACAACACGTGTGCAGCGGTAGGTGTTAGCGGTACAAAGGACGAGCACTTCGAGAAGATAGTTTAAGATCCACAAAGATAGGCCCGTGGCCTCATCAAGTTTTAGCCTGGAAGTTTCTTGCCTGGAGAGAAGCAcctgaaacaaaaagaaatACAGCAGCCGACAGCTCTACGTCATGTCAGACCTGTTTGAGCGGGCGCGCCAGCGGCTCAGCGGCTCGTCGTCCGCGGTGCCGGAGAAGCTGCGCGACCTGTACATGTCACACGGGCCGCGCGAcgccagcggcggcagcggaAGCATGTCTAGGCGCATGACCGGCGCCGACGACGGCGCCGGGCCTGGCTCGTCAGCGCTATCCAGCGGCGGCGATAGCTCGGGCGACGACAGCCCCGGGGCGTCAAGCAGCGATCTCGCGTCCAACGGATCGCGGGACTTGGCGCACTCGCACATGGTCTCGCACGCACGTGGCGGCTCGGACAACGCGGCCGCCGATGCGGGCGCCGAGACCGGCTCCGGCGCGGACCCCGCGGCCAACGCAACAAACTAGTCGCGCACACTTGCGCGGCTTTGGTGATTCGACATTACACAATGTAGTTTTCCGCCCTCCCGTCTTCGCACTGGAATTCGGGTGATTTTGATGTACCCGCACTATACATAGAGAAATCTACGTGAGCGCACCTCAGAAAAGCCGTGGGACCGGGGCGTGACCCCGGAAAATATGCCAGATGGGGATGCCAAGGGAGAAACGCCCGCGGGGATCAAGCCAGCCACCCGGCAGGTCTGGAGCTGGGATTCTGCGCGGCAGCGCGTGTAATACGCGTGAGGAAACGAGATGCGATTGCGAGGCTATAGTTATAGGGTATATATAAGACGTATATTGAAGATTCAATCAGTAATCGTTGTTGTAAGAATTGGAGTTGTTTCCGTAAGAGTCAGAGTTGCCGCCGTAGGAGTCGTCGCCGTAGGAGCTGGTATTGTTACCGTaggagctgttgttgttgttgttgctgttgttgttgttgctgttgttgtttcCGTAGGAGTCGTTGCCGTAGGAGCTGGACTTGTTGTCGTTGCCGTAGGAGCTAGTGTTGTTGTCGTTGCCGTAGGAGCTGTTGCCGTAGGAGCTAGTGTTGTTGTCGTTGCCGTAGCTGGACTTCTTGCCGTATGAACTGGTGTTGTTGTCGTTGCCGTACGAACTGGTGCTGTTGTCGTTGCCGTAGGAGCTGGACTTGTTGTCGTTACCGTACGAACTGGTGCTGTTGTCGTTGCCGTAGGAGCTGTTGCCGTAAGAGCTAgacttcttgtccttcttgtccttcttgcttCCGTAGGAGTCGTTGCTGTCGTCGCCGTAGGAGCTGTTGCCGTAGGAGCTAGTGTtgttgtcctt
Encoded proteins:
- a CDS encoding KLTH0H03432p (conserved hypothetical protein), with amino-acid sequence MSNIIHKMSEKITGHDHHDDERDERGNTLSSEQRQQREQGMPFTEHNDPEQRAIPSQRVGGGMQSERSKLGGYQQQQHDLGGSGGDFGQTRSMPEEQMPGAVRGGSDLNAEDWDDEDEADDEGRGTRRGGDYSDEFQKRYW
- a CDS encoding KLTH0H03454p (conserved hypothetical protein) — encoded protein: MSDLFERARQRLSGSSSAVPEKLRDLYMSHGPRDASGGSGSMSRRMTGADDGAGPGSSALSSGGDSSGDDSPGASSSDLASNGSRDLAHSHMVSHARGGSDNAAADAGAETGSGADPAANATN